One Maribacter sp. HTCC2170 genomic window, TCTTTAACAAATAATGGATGGTTTACAGCGATTTAGGATGTTATAAAATTGTATATTTGCAGCTCTTAAATCAAAACTAAATTTGTACATGCCAAAAATTTTCTATACCAAAACAGATGAAGCACCTGCCCTTGCGACACAATCATTCTTACCAATTGTACAAGCCTTTACCAAAACATCTGGAATCACTATCGAAACCAAGGATATTTCATTGGCAGCTAGGATAATTGCTACATTTCCAGATTATTTGAATAAAGAGCAAAGAGTTGAAAACGATTTAGACGTTTTAGGCCAAATGGCAAAAATGCCAGAAGCAAATATTATTAAATTACCAAACATAAGTGCATCAGTACCTCAGTTAAATGAGGCAATAGAAGAATTACAACAAAAAGGATATGCCTTACCTGAATATCCTGATGACCCAAAGAACGACGAAGAGAAGGATATAAAGGCTAGATACAACAAAATAAAAGGTAGCGCGGTTAACCCTGTACTAAGAGAAGGTAATTCAGACCGTAGAGCTCCAAGAGCAGTAAAAAATTACGCGAAACAAAACCCTCATTCAATGGGTGCATGGAGTTCTTCTTCAAAATCACATGTAGCCACAATGGACCAGGGTGATTTTAAGTCGAACGAAAAATCGATAACATTACCCTCAGCAACATCTGTAAGAATAGAGTTAAAAGCACAAGATGGTAGTACGACCACCCTCAAAGAAGGCATTTCATTATTAAAAGGGGAAATAATAGATGCAACTGTAATGAGTAAAAAAGCATTGCTCGCGTTTTTAAATGAGCAAGTGGCAGATGCGAAGAAAACAGGGGTATTGTTTTCACTACACATGAAAGCTACAATGATGAAGGTTTCTGACCCTATTATTTTTGGTCATGCCTTACGAGTTTTCTTAAAAGATGTCTTTTCAAATCACGCTGAGACTTTGGATTCAATTGGCGTAAATGCCAATGATGGGTTAGAAAATCTATTAGACAAATTGCAAGAATTGCCTAACGATAAAAGAAATGAAATCGAGGCAGCGATTGAATCAGTTTTGGCGAGTGGCCCTGACTTGGCTATGGTAAATTCGGATAAGGGCATTACAAACTTACACGTACCGAGTGATGTAATTATTGATGCATCGATGCCTGCCATGATTCGTAATTCTGGACAAATGTGGAATGCTGAAGGTAAATCACAGGATACCAAGGCAGTTATCCCAGATAGCAGTTATGCAGGTATTTATACCGCCACGATTGATTTTTGTAAAGAAAATGGAGCTTTTGACCCAACGACCATGGGAACTGTTCCCAATGTTGGTTTAATGGCTCAAAAAGCTGAAGAATATGGCTCTCATGACAAAACCTTTGAAATAAGTTCTAATGGCACCGTATGTGTTGTAGATCAAAAGACTGGGGAGACTTTAATTGAGCATACTGTAGAAGCAGGTGATATTTGGAGAATGTGCCAAGTAAAAGACGCACCTATTCAAGATTGGATCAAGTTAGCTGTTTCAAGAGCACGTGCATCCCAACTTCCTGCTATCTTTTGGCTAGATGAAGAAAGAGCGCATGATGCCGAATTAATCAAGAAAGTGAATCTGTATCTTCCCGACCACGACACCTCAGGTCTAGATCTTCAAATACATTCACCTATTGAGGCAACAAAGTTCACACTCAAAAGAATTAAGGAAGGTAAAGATACCATTTCAGTTTCAGGTAATGTACTTAGAGATTACTTGACCGATCTATTTCCGATTTTAGAGGTTGGCACCAGTGCAAAAATGCTATCCATTGTTCCATTAATGAATGGCGGTGGTCTTTTTGAAACAGGAGCTGGTGGCTCCGCTCCAAAACATGTTGAACAATTCACTGAAGAAGGTCATCTACGTTGGGATTCATTGGGTGAGTTTCTGGCTTTGGGAGTATCATTGGAATTTTTTGGAGAAAAGAACAATAATCCAAAAGCACAAATATTAGGTGATGCATTGGACAGTGCTACAGAAAAATTCCTGTTGAATGATAAATCACCTTCACGTAAAGTAAAGGAATTAGATACAAGGGGCAGTCATTTTTATCTTGCGATGTACTGGGCACAAGCGCTAGCCAATCAATCAAAGGATAGTGATTTGAAGGCATTGTTCTCAACTATTGCCAGTAAAATGGAAGAAAACGAAGATACAATTATAAAAGAACTGGAAAACGCACAAGGGAGTTCTCAGAATTTAGGTGGATATTATTTACCTGACCCTCAGATAGCAGCTAATGCAATGCGCCCAAGTTCAACTCTAAATAATATAATGGCCGAAATTCAGTAAAGACCATTAATAGAATTACAAACCTCTGTCCCATGGCAGAGGTTTTTTTGTTCTAAAATTAATGTTAATGGACTAAAAAACTACTTGTTATCTTTATACATTTATCCAAAATTGCTCACATGAACCAAAGAGGGTTTTTATTTTTTTCTTTCTTTTTTGCATTCTTATTTTCGTCTTTTTCCCAACAAAGATTTACCCTGAGCGGAACGGTCTCTGAGGCCACCAGCAATGAAACCATGATCGGCGTCACCATTGCGATTCCTGAATTAAGTACGGGCGTTACTACCAATGAGTACGGCTTTTATTCCATTACACTTCCTGAAGGTGAATATGAAGTACAGGTAACCTACCTTGGGTTTCAGGATCAAGTCCAGAATATAGAACTTAGAGAGAATCGAAAATTGAATTTTCTCATGTTTGAACAGGCTGAGCAATTGGATGAAGTTGTTGTTACTGATAACGGTGAGAAACTAGACATTCGTAAACCTCAAATGAGCGTAAACACTATGGCGGTTTCCACAATCAAGAATATTCCTGTAATCTTGGGCGAAGCAGATATAATAAAGTCAATCTTATTACTCCCTGGGGTTACCAACGCAGGTGAAGGGGCATCTGGCTACAATGTGCGGGGTGGAGCTGTTGATCAAAACTTAATCCTCTTGGATGAGGCAACTATTTTTAACTCATCTCACCTTTTCGGTTTTTTCTCGGTTTTTAATCCAGATGCCATCAAGGATATAAAGTTATACAAAGGGGGGATACCTGCTCGGTATGGTGGCCGCGTTTCCTCGGTTCTTGACATTTTTCAAAAAGAAGGAAATAGTAAAAAATTTAAAGCTAATGGTGGTATTGGATTAGTGGCAAGTAGATTACTTCTAGAAGGTCCTATAAAAAAAGACAAGGCAGCCTTCCTTATTGGGGGGCGAGGATCATATGCGCATCTTTTTTTGCCCCTATTCGACGTAGACAATACGGCCTATTTTTATGATTTGAACACCAAGATAAACTATAGACTAAATGAAAGAAACAATATTTTTCTATCTGGTTATTTTGGCAGGGACGTCTTTAGTATAAGCGATAGTTTTGTTAATACCTACGGCAATGCAGTTGGCAATTTTCGCTGGAATCACTTGTTCTCAGATAAGCTGTTCTCCAATCTTTCACTTATTTATTCTGATTATTATTACGGATTAAAACTGGATTTTGTGGGCTTTAATTGGAATTCAGGAATCCAGAATTTCAACATCAAATATGACCTGAAACATTATCTAAGTGACAAATTGCGTGTCAATTATGGGGTAAACAATATTTATTATCAATTCAATCCAGGAAAGATCGAACCAAGTAATTCAAATTCTGGAATACTTGAAGAGCGATTAACCCAAAAATACGCCAATGAATTTGCCGCCTATGTTGATGTTGAGCACAGTATAACCCAAAACCTTAGTTTGGGATACGGACTACGCTTCAGCCATTTTAATAGGCTTGGACAAGAGCAACTCAATGTTTATGAAAACGATAATCCGATTGTTTTCAATGAAACCTTACAAATTTATCAGGAAGGTGAACCTGTTGATGTTATTGATCCAGGAAGAAAAAAAAGCCTTGCCACTTTTGATAATTTTGAGCCTCGAATATCACTATCTTATTCAATTAGTGATAAAAACTCAATAAAGGCAAGTTATACCAGGCTTGCCCAATATTTACATTTGATTTCAAATACAAGCTCCCCTACCCCTTTGGATGTTTGGACGCCCAGTGGGCCATTTTCCAAACCACAACTTTTAGATCAATACGCTCTTGGATATTTTCAAAACATAAACAATGGTGAATACGCTTTGGAAACTGAAGTGTTTTACAAGGATGTCCAAAATCGAATGGACTATATTGATGGTGCGAATTTAATTGCCAATGATGCAATAGAACAGGTAATCCTAAATGGCGAAGCAAGAGCTTATGGCCTTGAGTTTTTATTAAGGAAGAACGAAGGAATATTTAAGGGTTGGTTGGCCTATACATTATCAAAATCTGAACAAAGAACACCAGGTAGAAATGAGATAGAAACAGGCATAAACAATGGCGAATGGTATAACACACCGTATGACAAGACTCATGATTTCTCGGTTTATGGTAATTACGATCTTAATAAAAAATGGAGTTTCAATACAAATTTTGTATTTCAAACGGGACAACCAACCAATTATCCAATTGGTCAGTTTCAATTCCAAGGACTTACCGTACCCTATTATGGTTTAAGAAACCAAGAGCGATTACCCAATTATCATAGGATGGATGTTTCCGCTACTTTAACCCCAAAAAAGAATATGGACAGGAATTGGCAAGGCGAATGGGTTTTTAGTATATATAATGCCTATAATCGAAGAAATGCAGCATCAATTTCTTTTAATAGAAATCAGGACACTAATATGAATGAAGCGGTTCGTACTTCTATTTTTGGCGTGGTGCCGGCAGTTACCTATAATTTTAAATTTTAGGCTATGAAAAGATTTTTGTTTTTAATTTCAGGATTCGCCCTCCTTGTTGGTTGTGAGGACGTGATTGAAGTTGATGTACCCAATGATGAACCACGTTTATCAATTGATGGTCTTATTCGCTTGAATACCAATCTTCTAAATACGGAAATTCGCATAGTAGCTACTGAGACGAGTTCTTTCTTTGAGGAAATTGGTTCTGCGAATTTAGATAGGATTGAATTAACAAATTCACTCACCAATCAAAATATCAATCTAACAGAAAACCCCTTGGGTTCTGGAATCTACATTGCCGAGTGGTCGGTAGACCAACTAATGCAAGGAGAGCTTGTTTTAAGTATCGATTACAACGGCAGTCAATATGAAGCAAAGACAACATTTGTACCAACGGTTCCTTTTGATAATCTTATTCAGGGAGATGGCACTTTGTTCTCAGGAGATGAAACTGAAATATTGGTGTCTTATACTGATGAGCCCAACCGTGAGGATTTTTATCTTTTTGACTTTGACTTTGAAGAGTATTTGGTGTCGGAGGATACTTTTTATCTAGGGCAGGCTTTTGAGTTCTCCTATTTTTATGAAGATGGTTTAGAACCAGGGCAAGAGCTCAATATTAGCATTTTAGGAGTTGATGAAATTTTTTACAATTACATGAATCAATTGATTGTCCAAAGCGGTGGTGACCAAGGACCATTTCAAACACCGGCGGCGACGGTTAAAGGGAACATTGTTAATTTGACCGATTCTGACAATTTTGCCTTAGGGTTTTTTGCAGTATGCCAGACTTTCAATGGTTCAATTATAATTGAATAATTGAATCTTGTTGCTTTTTTTAATCATTTAAGGAATATTTAAAAAATCGAATAACCAAGTTATCCAAACGTAAAAGTATGTTGTGGATTGATGTAACAAACAATCAATAATTGCTACTTTTGAACCATATAATCCCATTGCACCTGTGAGAACAAACAAAGATTTATTGATAAAGGGAGTAAAGCATTTTGTATATACTTTTATTCTTATGTTCACGGCGCCAGTAGTCTTATGGCAAGCTTTTAAGAATCAGGAACATGCGTTCTATATTCCCGTACTGATAGTTGGGATTATTCTGGCAATCGCAGCAATAGCGATGGGTTTCTACAGTGTAAAATTAATTATGGATGCTTTGTTCAATACAAGCTCGAAAAGTAAATGATTCAAAGGTTTAATTCTTGGCCTTATTTTTTGAACTCCATTTATTATCCAGGTCTGCATAACTAAAATCCAACGCGGATTTTTGTGGCTCTAATCTACCGGCTGCAAAAGCTCGCTGAAGTATATCCTCAATCAAATAGTCTTCCTGAACAACATCAGGTCTATATTCTTCTTTCAGGCTAATTTTGAACATTTTGGCCGTTGTACTGTACCAAAAAGCACGCCACCCACTTCTCAATTCTTTAACTAAACCAAAAGCAGTTTTACCTGTTTGCCTATATATTAACTTTATAAGTATTTGTCCTTCTGTACGTGTTAGTTTTTTAAGCTCTTCTGAGAACTCACCTTCAATATATTTCTGAACCTTTTTCGTATACTTTTTTCGCTTACGGGACTTCTTTATTTTTGTCAGACTATCGTTCAATTCCAGCAAACGCTCAGCTGCCATTTTAGCATAAGGATACACTTTTATGGTCTTTCTTCTTAAAATATAATACCTGAGTTTATCCTTGTAAGAAGGAAATTTAAGCTTACTGAACACATAGACTTCATCTAGATCAATAGAACTTCGCATTATAGAATCACCTTCAATTATAATCATTTTTTCAACCACAGAATCCATGGGTTGCTCTTCTACCTGTCCTGAGACAAGTAAAACAGTTAGACTAAATATAAAAAATAAAATCTCCCTTTTCATCATTGAAGTAAAAGCAAAAGCTTTGCCAAAATTAACGATTATTAGTCACTGTTATTATAAAATAAAAGTGAATATTGTTAAGTTTGTATCTAAATACATTTTAAATGAGCGCAAAGAAGATTCTCACCAAAAAATCAATGGATTTTTTAGAAAAGTACCTGAATAACGCAGCTCCTACCGGATATGAATGGGAAGGGCAAAAGATTTGGATGAACTACCTTAAACCATACGTAGACACATTTATTACCGATACTTATGGTTCTGCGGTCGGTGTAATTAATCCTGAATCCGACTTCAAAGTTGTCATAGAGGGGCATTCAGATGAGATTTCATGGTATGTAAATTATATTACAGACAACGGTCTTCTTTATGTAATCCGTAATGGCGGTAGTGATCATCAAATTGCCCCTTCAAAATGGGTTAACATTCATACAAAAAAAGGTATAGTAAAAGGTGTATTTGGATGGCCTGCAATACATACCCGTAATAAAGCGAAAGAAGAGCCACCAAAATTGGATAACATTTTTATAGATATAGGTGCTAAAGACAAAGCAGAAGTTGAGAAAATGGGCGTTCATGTGGGCTGTGTAATAACTTACCCTGATGAATTTCAAATATTGAACAAGGATAAATTCGTTTGTCGCGCTATTGATAATAGGGCTGGTGGATTTATGGTTGCAGAAGTTGCCCGTCTCTTACATGAAAACAAAAAGAAGCTACCTTTTGGCCTCTATATTACCAATTCTGTACAAGAAGAGATTGGGCTGCGAGGCGCTGAAATGATCACACACACCATAAAACCAAATGTTGCGATTATAACTGATGTGTGCCATGACACTACAACCCCTATGATTGAAAAGAAAACACAAGGTCATACAGAAATGGGTGCAGGTCCTGTTATTTCTTATGCTCCAGCGGTACAGAATAAGTTACGTGAGCGTATCATTGAAACGGCAGAGTCTAAAAAAATCCCGTTCCAGCGAATGGCGGCCTCAAGGTCAACTGGTACAGATACCGATGCCTTTGCGTATAGCAATGGAGGTGTTGCTTCCGCTCTTATTTCGTTGCCTTTGAGATATATGCACACTACTGTGGAAACCGTTCACAAGGATGATGTGGAAAACGTAATTCGTTTGATTTATGAAACAGTTTTGACCATAAAGAACGGTGAGACTTTCTCTTATTTTGATTGATAGTTCTAAGTACTAAGTTTTATGGATTTCTGCCCTTACAGGAATGACAAGAATAAATATTAAAATGGATGAATTAGTGGACATATTGGATGATGAGGGAAACTTCACTGACCAAACCACTATGAAATCAAAAGCACATAAACATGGTCTGTTTCATCCAACAGTCCATGTTTGGTTTTATACCAAGAATGCCCGAGTATTAATTCAACAAAGAGGAGAATTCAAAGACACCCATCCCCTGCTCTGGGATGTATCGGTGGCTGGACACATAGGTGCCGGCGAAGATTTTGAAATTTCTGCCATTAGAGAGGTTTCAGAAGAAATTGGACTGGAAATCACCAAAAACCAGTTACAAAAAATTGGCGTTTTTAAATCAGTGCAAAAACATAATGAAGAATTGATAGACTGCGAATTTCACCACACCTATCTTTGTGAATTGAAAGTCCCGCTAAATCAATTAAAAAAACAAGATTCCGAAGTTGAGGATATAGCTTTGATTCCACTTACCAGATTTGCGGAGGAAACCTGGGGAATGGCCAATATTAAAAAATATGTTCCCCACGATATCGATTATTATAAATCGATTATAAAGGCAATTAAGGAAAATCTATAAAGTTTTGGCAAAGTCTTGAATAGAATCAAGGCTATAGGTGATTTGTTCGCTGTTCTTCATATTCTTAACCACAAACGAATTATTTGTCAATTCCTGTTCTCCTATTAAAACCACGTAAGGAACATTACGATTGTTCGCATACTTCATTTGTTTCTGCATCTTGGTCTTAGAAGGATAAACATCGGCTAAAATCCCTTGTGACCTAAGCTCATTTACCAATTTTAAAGATGCGATCGACTCTTTCTCTCCAAAATTCATGCAAAGTACGTCCAATGATTTATCCAAAGTCTCTGGGAATAGATTTAACTCTTCCATGACAAGGTAAATTCGGTCTAATCCAAATGAAATACCAACACCACTTACGTTTTTAAGACCAAATATTCCGGTAAGGTCATCATACCTTCCACCACCGCCAATAGACCCCATTTTAATGCCCTCAGGTGCAGCTACTTCAAAGATGGCGCCTGTGTAATAATTGAGTCCACGGGCTAGCGTGACATCCAAAGCAATTTTCGCAGATTTAAGACCCAAATCGTTGATAGAATTAACAATAAACTCTACTTCTTCAACTCCTTCAATACCTTGGTCCGAATTGGCAAGTAAATTTTTTAGGGCTTGAAGTTGTTCACGACTTGAACCAGTAAGATTAAATAAAGGTGCGGCTTTAGCGATGGAATTTTCAGAAATACCTTTGGCGAGCATTTCCTTTTTAACCCCCTCTTCTCCTATTTTATCTAATTTATCCAATGCAACAGTAAAGTTTACCAAATTGCGTTGCGCACCTATTACTTCTGCTATTCCTGCAAGAATCTTACGGTTATTGATTTTGATAGTTACTCCTTCAAGTTTTAAAGAAGTGAAAACGACATCATATAATTGCACTAATTCAACCTCTTGCAATAAAGAGTTTGCCCCAACAACATCTGCATCACACTGATAAAACTCTCTGAAACGACCTTTCTGCGGTCTATCAGCACGCCAAACAGGTTGAATTTGGTACCGTTTAAAAGGAAAATCAATTTCATTTTGGTGTTGTACGACATACCGCGCAAAAGGAACCGTTAAATCATAGCGCAGTGCTTTTTCCGATATTCTTTTTGAAAGAAGTCTTGAATAAAAAGAATTAATAAAGGAGTTTTTACCATCAACAAACTTTTGTTTCCAATATAGTCTATTACCACCCATAGTAACCATTTTTAAAACGATATCGTTTGTCCATTTTAAAAATAAGTCGAACTGTAGATCTAGTATCTCTTTTATTAACCTTTCATCCTTTTCTGAATTCTTGAACTTAGGATTAAAGAATACATATCTTTTTAAATGAGAATTTAAATAACTTTTTATTTTCTCTAGCTGAAAATCACTAAACTTACCTGGTATAATATTTTTATCAATAAAGAGTATCTCCGCTTCTTTAATAAATCCAACATAGAAACTTTCAAACAACTTATAGCTAATACCTTTATTGACAATATTACCGAATTCAATGATTTTATCACTGTCGGTTATGTAATTTCCTGAATTCAATATTTTAAAAATCAACCGATCGCCTTCATCACCGTACTTGCCCATCAAAGTATCAGAATTCTCAAAAGACGGAGTCTCTATGGGTTGAAAACCAAAAGTCTTGAAATGCTTTTTTACGATATCAAATATATAATCACGCTTAGCGATTTCAGCGGGAGAAAAATCCCTAGTTCCTTTGGGTATGCTTGGTTTTTGCGCCATTTGGTTGATTTCTTATGCAAATATATAGTATTGTACTCCTGTTTTTGTAGCTGGGACAATTATCTTATTCAATCATCGAATCGAACCATCTATACAAATCTCCTTTGGTAATGGCAGCACCCTGTTGGATCAAACCAAACTTGTCCAGATTCTTGTCATCTGTATAGGCCTTTGAAGCAGTGAGGTATTCAACAAAATCTGATTGCCAGTTCTTCTTGAACCATCCGAAACCTAATTCTGTGGTTAAATCAATATCGGGATTCATAATTTTAACTGAAATCAATTTCATTTCCTTATCAATCAATTCGAACAAATGCATTTGGGTTGCTGAAACATTTTCAAGATGTGTGACTTTAGCAAGGACTCCTTCCCAAATTAAATCACTAAAAATATCGAGCTCCTCTTCTGCCACATCTGGCTTCTCCACTTTTAATTTAGCCCATTCTTCCCCTGTTATTGATTGGGTTGCCAAAAAGTTTATAAACTCTTGATGCAACTCCTCCAGCTGCTGTTTTGTAAGTCTTGAATATTTCATTCTGCAAAAATAAAAAGGCCCTTCAGAAAATACTGAAAGGCCTTTATTTAAATCTTGTAATCGTTATTTGCTTTCAGCAACTACTTCAAACGGAAATTCTATTACCACATCTCTGTGTAATCTAATCTGTGCATTTGCGGCACCAGTTCTTTTAACAGAACCACCATGAATATTGATGAATTTTTTATCTATTTCATGACCTTCTTTTTCAATCGCTGCTGCTAAATCAATAGAAGTTACAGATCCAAAAAGTTTATCACCAGCTCCAGTTTTAGCTTTAATCTTCAGCTCGAGCGCTTTTAATGCTTCAGCTGTCTTATTAGCTGCATCAATTACTTTCTTTTCTTTATGGGCTCTTTGTCTTAAGTTTTCTGCCAATACCTTTTTTGCAGAAGGGGTTGCCATAGCAGCCAAACCTTGCGGTATTAGATAATTTCTACCGTAGCCGTTCTTAACACTTACCAAATCGTCTTTAAAACCTAAGTTTTGTACGTCTTCTTTTAATATAAGTTCCATGCTTCGTTTCTTTTATTTTAATAAATCACCAACATACGGCATAAGTGCCAAATGACGAGCTCTTTTTACTGCCTGTGCAACTTTTCTTTGATACTTCAAAGAAGTACCTGTTAGCCTTCTTGGAAGAAGTTTACCTTGCTCATTTACCAACTTCATTAAGAAATCTGCATCTTTGTAATCAATATACTTGATACCTGATTTCTTGAAACGACAATACTTCTTTTTAGTGTTGGTTTCAATATTCAATGGGGTTAAATATCTGATTTCCCCATCTTTCTTACCTTTTGCCTGTTGTTCTATAGATGCCATAGTACTTACGCTTTAGTTTTTAACCTTGTTCTTCTTTTCTCTGCCCATTCAATGGCATGCTTGTCTAACTTTACAGTCAAAAAACGCATAACACGCTCATCTCTTCTGAATTCTTGCTCATAAGGAGTAATAATTTCTCCTGGACCAGTAAATTCAAACAAATGGTAAAAACCACTTTTCTTGTTCTGGATTGCGTAGGCCAATTTCTTTAGCCCCCAATTTTCTTTAGCTACCATTTTGGCGCCATTTTTAATTAAGAAATCTTCAAATTTCTTAACTGTTTCCTCTATCTGAACATCTGATAGAACGGGATTTAAAATGAAAACAGTTTCGTAATTGTTCATAAATATTTTGTTTTTAAGGAGCGCAAAAATAAGAATATTTACGAGCAATCACAAGAAAACGAAAAAATCTTCGTTATAGATAGAATAATCATAAAAATGAACTTAACCAAATCTTAACTTATGGTCATTGCAAATTACACAGGATTTCATGCATTGTTTACAACTTTTATTGCAGTTCAACGTGTTTATTCGGTAATTTGTCGATGATTTAACCCCACAAATCAACCCATTTATGAAATTAAGAAGTATTATTGTAGACGATTCATCCATGCAGAGGATGGCAGTCGCCAAATTGGTGAACAACCATCCAAACTTAGCAATGGTAGCCGAATACAGCAACGCAATCGAGGCGAAGAACGGAATTAAAAACCACGAAATTGATTTAATCTTTCTGGATGTTGAGATGCCTATCATCAACGGATTTGACCTACTCGAGTCCCTAGAAAACAGTCCTCAAGTAATATTGATTACTGGAAAACCTGATTATGCATTGAAAGCATTTGATTACGACGTAACAGATTATTTACACAAACCTATCACCATGGCCCGTTTTGATGCCTCTGTTAAAAGAGCAGTGGCTAAATATGAGCAAATGCATAGGGTTCACGAAGATGAAGAACATATCTTCGTTAAAAGTAATCTTAAGAAAAGAAAAGTTATTTTAAACGATATAAAGTGGATAGAAGCCCTTGGTGATTACATTAAATTGGTCACTGATGAAGCTAATATCGTAATTTTATCAACAATGAAATCTTTCGAAAAGCAATTGCCTGCCGAAAAGTTTCTTAGAATTCATAAATCCTACATTGTGAATCTTGAAAAGGTTGAAAAATTCAATAGTAAAAATGTTGAAGTAAGCGGAAGGTCAATACCTTTAAGTAGAAATAAGAAAACAGAGCTAGCCGAAGCGCTAAGCAATGTTTAAGTCCTTATAAAAGGAATAATTTCTAAATGTGGTCTACGTTGTAGATTACCCGTACACTTTTGAACTGCGAAATAGCATTAAAAGATCTTTCGATTCTTTTAATGCTATTTTTTGTTTTGCCCAAAGGTTGACCTAGTGGTATTTTAATAATTACATTTTTAATGTACTGGTTTCTAATTCTCGCTATGGGTGGGTACTCAGGCCCCAAAATGCCCTTACCAAATACATTTCTTAAAGATTTTGCGAACCATTCTGCTGCCTCATTCAATGAATTGTAATTCTTATGTTTAAAGGTGATTTTGATTATTCGATTTACTGGCGGATATAAGAATTGCTCTCTCTCGTACAATTGTTCTTTGTACATGTTTTCATAATCACTGACTGACACTTGTTTCAAAATTTGATGATAAGGATTATAACTCTGAATAATCACTTTTCCTCTTTTTTTGGTCCGACCTGCCCTACCAGCGACTTGAGTCAATAATTGATAGCTACGCTCATGAGCCCTGTAATCAGGAAAATTCAACAATGAATCAGCATTCATGACCCCTACTAAACTCACATTCCTAAAATCAAGTCCTTTGGTCAGCATTTGGGTACCAACAAGAACATCCAACTCCTGTTGCTCAAACGCAGTGATTATTTTTTCATAACCATATTTACCTCTGGTGGTATCCAAATCCATTCTCCCAACCTTCGCTTCTGGGAACAGTGTTTTAAATTCTTGTTCTACTTGCTCGGTACCGAACCCCTTTGTATCCAATGTTTGGCTGCCGCAGGCCTCACAGCTTTCAGGTAAGGCTATATGATGACTACAGTAATGACAACGAAGCTGTTTCTTGTACTGATGATAAGTTAGACTAACATCGCAATTGGGACATTGTGGTGAATGACCGCAAGTAGTACATTCTACAATTGGTGCAAAACCCCTCCTATTTTGAAAAAGAATTACCTGCTCTCCATTTTCCAAGCTTTCTGTAACTTCATTCAGTAATCGCTCTGAA contains:
- a CDS encoding DUF4294 domain-containing protein, which translates into the protein MKREILFFIFSLTVLLVSGQVEEQPMDSVVEKMIIIEGDSIMRSSIDLDEVYVFSKLKFPSYKDKLRYYILRRKTIKVYPYAKMAAERLLELNDSLTKIKKSRKRKKYTKKVQKYIEGEFSEELKKLTRTEGQILIKLIYRQTGKTAFGLVKELRSGWRAFWYSTTAKMFKISLKEEYRPDVVQEDYLIEDILQRAFAAGRLEPQKSALDFSYADLDNKWSSKNKAKN
- a CDS encoding M42 family metallopeptidase, with the translated sequence MSAKKILTKKSMDFLEKYLNNAAPTGYEWEGQKIWMNYLKPYVDTFITDTYGSAVGVINPESDFKVVIEGHSDEISWYVNYITDNGLLYVIRNGGSDHQIAPSKWVNIHTKKGIVKGVFGWPAIHTRNKAKEEPPKLDNIFIDIGAKDKAEVEKMGVHVGCVITYPDEFQILNKDKFVCRAIDNRAGGFMVAEVARLLHENKKKLPFGLYITNSVQEEIGLRGAEMITHTIKPNVAIITDVCHDTTTPMIEKKTQGHTEMGAGPVISYAPAVQNKLRERIIETAESKKIPFQRMAASRSTGTDTDAFAYSNGGVASALISLPLRYMHTTVETVHKDDVENVIRLIYETVLTIKNGETFSYFD
- a CDS encoding NUDIX hydrolase, whose product is MDELVDILDDEGNFTDQTTMKSKAHKHGLFHPTVHVWFYTKNARVLIQQRGEFKDTHPLLWDVSVAGHIGAGEDFEISAIREVSEEIGLEITKNQLQKIGVFKSVQKHNEELIDCEFHHTYLCELKVPLNQLKKQDSEVEDIALIPLTRFAEETWGMANIKKYVPHDIDYYKSIIKAIKENL
- the hisS gene encoding histidine--tRNA ligase, giving the protein MAQKPSIPKGTRDFSPAEIAKRDYIFDIVKKHFKTFGFQPIETPSFENSDTLMGKYGDEGDRLIFKILNSGNYITDSDKIIEFGNIVNKGISYKLFESFYVGFIKEAEILFIDKNIIPGKFSDFQLEKIKSYLNSHLKRYVFFNPKFKNSEKDERLIKEILDLQFDLFLKWTNDIVLKMVTMGGNRLYWKQKFVDGKNSFINSFYSRLLSKRISEKALRYDLTVPFARYVVQHQNEIDFPFKRYQIQPVWRADRPQKGRFREFYQCDADVVGANSLLQEVELVQLYDVVFTSLKLEGVTIKINNRKILAGIAEVIGAQRNLVNFTVALDKLDKIGEEGVKKEMLAKGISENSIAKAAPLFNLTGSSREQLQALKNLLANSDQGIEGVEEVEFIVNSINDLGLKSAKIALDVTLARGLNYYTGAIFEVAAPEGIKMGSIGGGGRYDDLTGIFGLKNVSGVGISFGLDRIYLVMEELNLFPETLDKSLDVLCMNFGEKESIASLKLVNELRSQGILADVYPSKTKMQKQMKYANNRNVPYVVLIGEQELTNNSFVVKNMKNSEQITYSLDSIQDFAKTL
- a CDS encoding DUF6495 family protein codes for the protein MKYSRLTKQQLEELHQEFINFLATQSITGEEWAKLKVEKPDVAEEELDIFSDLIWEGVLAKVTHLENVSATQMHLFELIDKEMKLISVKIMNPDIDLTTELGFGWFKKNWQSDFVEYLTASKAYTDDKNLDKFGLIQQGAAITKGDLYRWFDSMIE
- the rplI gene encoding 50S ribosomal protein L9, which gives rise to MELILKEDVQNLGFKDDLVSVKNGYGRNYLIPQGLAAMATPSAKKVLAENLRQRAHKEKKVIDAANKTAEALKALELKIKAKTGAGDKLFGSVTSIDLAAAIEKEGHEIDKKFINIHGGSVKRTGAANAQIRLHRDVVIEFPFEVVAESK
- the rpsR gene encoding 30S ribosomal protein S18, whose protein sequence is MASIEQQAKGKKDGEIRYLTPLNIETNTKKKYCRFKKSGIKYIDYKDADFLMKLVNEQGKLLPRRLTGTSLKYQRKVAQAVKRARHLALMPYVGDLLK
- the rpsF gene encoding 30S ribosomal protein S6; translation: MNNYETVFILNPVLSDVQIEETVKKFEDFLIKNGAKMVAKENWGLKKLAYAIQNKKSGFYHLFEFTGPGEIITPYEQEFRRDERVMRFLTVKLDKHAIEWAEKRRTRLKTKA